The Humulus lupulus chromosome 4, drHumLupu1.1, whole genome shotgun sequence genome has a window encoding:
- the LOC133831884 gene encoding protein PLANT CADMIUM RESISTANCE 7-like, with translation MYPNNNGGANYGSQSQWTTGLFDCCDDSSSCMLTCCCPCVSFGRNAEIIDKGNASCGSAGLIYYLLCCCASLYSCSYRSKLRQEYSLPEEPCNDCCVHYFCATCALCQEHRELKNRGFDPAIGWAANAEKTNKNGKTPPFVMPSMDR, from the exons ATGTATCCGAATAACAATGGTGGTGCCAATTATGGCTCTCAAAGCCAGTGGACCACTGGTCTATTCGATTGCTGTGATGATTCCTCAAGTT gCATGCTTACTTGTTGCTGTCCCTGTGTATCCTTTGGAAGAAATGCTGAGATCATAGATAAAGGAAATGCAA gttGTGGATCTGCTGGGCTAATATATTATCTGCTGTGCTGCTGTGCATCTCTGTACTCATGCTCCTACCGATCTAAACTGAGACAAGAGTATTCATTGCCGGAAGAACCATGCAATGATTGTTGTGTTCACTACTTCTGTGCAACTTGTGCACTTTGTCAAGAGCATAGGGAGCTCAAGAATCGTGGCTTTGACCCTGCCATag GTTGGGCTGCCAATGCTGAGAAAACAAATAAGAATGGAAAGACGCCACCATTTGTTATGCCAAGCATGGACCGTTAG